Proteins from a genomic interval of Stenotrophomonas sp. 24(2023):
- a CDS encoding MFS transporter, with protein MSTLASTSAPQRSAATRVLAAVSTSHVINDMMQSLILAIYPVIKGEFALSFTQIGLITLTYQLTASIFQPLVGLQTDRHPAPYSLPIGMASTLCGMLLLGFAPNYALVLVAAALVGIGSAIFHPEASRIARLASGGRHGLAQSVFQVGGNFGTALGPLIAAAVIVPHGQHAASWFAGAALIGIALLTYVGRWYALHLGAPRPAGHVVAAPQIPPRTVARVLAILLVLIFSKYFYMASIGSYFTFYLIHHFGIPVEQAQLHLFAFLVASAAGGFLGGPLGDRIGRKPIIWTSILGVAPFALALPHADLLWTTVLAVLIGFVLSSAFSAIVVYAQEMMPHRIGMVSGLFFGFAFGMGGLGAAVLGLLADHTSIEYVYQLTAFLPLLGIVAAWLPPSRPTAH; from the coding sequence ATGTCGACATTGGCTTCAACCTCCGCCCCCCAGCGTTCAGCCGCCACCCGCGTGCTGGCCGCCGTCTCCACCTCGCATGTCATCAACGACATGATGCAGTCGCTGATCCTGGCCATCTATCCGGTCATCAAGGGCGAATTCGCCCTGAGCTTTACCCAGATCGGGCTGATCACGCTCACCTACCAGTTGACCGCCTCGATCTTCCAGCCGCTGGTCGGCCTGCAGACCGACCGCCATCCGGCGCCGTACTCGCTGCCGATCGGCATGGCCTCCACCCTGTGCGGCATGCTGCTGCTGGGCTTTGCCCCGAACTACGCGCTGGTGCTGGTGGCTGCGGCGCTGGTGGGTATCGGTTCGGCGATCTTCCACCCCGAGGCCTCGCGCATCGCGCGGCTGGCGTCCGGTGGCCGTCATGGCCTGGCCCAGTCGGTGTTCCAGGTGGGGGGCAACTTCGGTACCGCGCTGGGCCCGCTGATCGCCGCGGCGGTGATCGTGCCGCATGGCCAGCATGCGGCCTCCTGGTTCGCCGGGGCTGCGCTGATCGGCATTGCGCTGCTGACCTATGTCGGCCGCTGGTACGCGCTGCACCTGGGGGCGCCGCGTCCGGCCGGGCATGTGGTGGCCGCGCCGCAGATTCCGCCGCGCACGGTCGCCCGCGTGCTGGCCATCCTGCTGGTGCTGATCTTCAGCAAGTACTTCTACATGGCCAGCATCGGCAGCTACTTCACGTTCTACCTGATCCACCACTTCGGCATTCCGGTGGAGCAGGCGCAGCTGCATTTGTTCGCTTTCCTGGTGGCGTCGGCGGCCGGTGGCTTCCTCGGCGGCCCGCTGGGTGACCGCATCGGCCGCAAGCCGATCATCTGGACCTCGATCCTGGGCGTGGCGCCGTTCGCACTGGCACTGCCGCATGCCGACCTGCTGTGGACCACGGTGCTGGCGGTGCTGATCGGCTTCGTGCTGTCCTCGGCGTTCTCGGCCATCGTGGTCTATGCGCAGGAAATGATGCCGCACCGCATCGGCATGGTGTCGGGCCTGTTCTTCGGTTTCGCCTTCGGCATGGGCGGGCTGGGGGCGGCGGTGCTGGGCCTGCTGGCGGACCACACCAGCATCGAATACGTGTACCAGCTGACCGCGTTCCTGCCGCTGCTGGGTATCGTGGCCGCCTGGCTGCCGCCGTCGCGGCCGACTGCACACTGA
- the pdxY gene encoding pyridoxal kinase, with translation MSESLDNHLVHGRRQRPDGPSPIDVISVQSQLVYGHAGNSAAVPPLRALGVRVAEIPTTLLSNAPFYDTTRGRVLPSDWFADLLRGTAERGLPQRAKMLVSGYFGSVGNGAAFADWLDAVLPACPQLRYCLDPVIGDTHTGPYVEPGLEAIFAERLLPHAWLVTPNAFELGRLTGLPALAEADAIAAARVLLARGPQWVLAHSVGGAPGELVTLAVSAQETWRWTSPLLPVDVAGTGDVLMALIVAFLLRGETMQQAISRAVAGTHAALEATLAHGYEEFDVLSAAPAALADANRFRAERIA, from the coding sequence ATGAGCGAATCCCTCGACAACCACCTGGTCCACGGCCGCCGCCAGCGGCCCGACGGGCCCTCGCCGATCGATGTCATTTCGGTCCAGTCGCAACTGGTGTACGGCCATGCCGGCAACAGCGCCGCGGTACCACCGCTGCGCGCGCTGGGCGTGCGGGTGGCGGAAATCCCGACCACGCTGCTGAGCAATGCCCCGTTCTACGACACCACCCGGGGCCGCGTGCTGCCCAGCGACTGGTTCGCCGACCTGCTGCGCGGCACCGCCGAACGCGGCCTGCCACAGCGCGCGAAGATGCTGGTATCCGGCTACTTCGGCAGCGTCGGCAACGGCGCGGCCTTTGCCGACTGGCTGGATGCGGTGCTGCCGGCCTGCCCGCAGCTGCGCTACTGCCTGGACCCGGTCATCGGCGATACCCACACCGGTCCCTACGTGGAGCCCGGGTTGGAGGCGATCTTCGCCGAGCGGCTGCTGCCGCATGCGTGGCTGGTCACCCCCAACGCCTTCGAACTGGGCCGCCTGACCGGCCTGCCGGCGCTGGCCGAAGCCGATGCCATCGCTGCAGCACGGGTGCTGCTGGCACGCGGCCCGCAGTGGGTGCTGGCACACAGCGTGGGCGGTGCCCCCGGTGAACTGGTCACCCTGGCGGTCAGCGCGCAGGAAACCTGGCGCTGGACCTCGCCGCTGCTGCCGGTGGATGTGGCCGGCACCGGCGATGTGCTGATGGCGCTGATCGTGGCCTTCCTGCTGCGCGGCGAAACCATGCAGCAGGCCATCTCCCGGGCGGTGGCCGGTACCCATGCCGCGCTTGAAGCAACACTGGCCCACGGCTACGAGGAATTTGACGTGCTGTCCGCGGCGCCGGCGGCGCTGGCCGATGCCAATCGTTTCCGTGCCGAGCGCATCGCATGA
- a CDS encoding prephenate dehydrogenase, giving the protein MSAAPRIVGIVGSDGAYGRWLARFFRERMQLQVIGHDPADPGSHSPDMLLEQADVLVFSAPIRHTPALIAEYVQRSAGREQGRLWLDVTSVKEAPVQAMLTSHAEVVGLHPMTAPPKAPTLKGRVMVVCEARLQAWQPWVQALCAALQAECVQATPDHHDQVMALVQAMVHASHLAQAGVLREYQPQLGALAALMPYRSASFELNTAIIARILSLNPAIYEDIQFGNPYVAPMLERLVGQLRALQAQVGQGDDAARAAFRQQLLADNQAAFGPQVLAEGNYTFERVGYLLADLTETNALSVHLPEDRPGSLRELLHVFEQHGISLASIHSSRTPGGEVHFRIGFVAGTPVQAVDAAAAEVDASGIGRVLPR; this is encoded by the coding sequence ATGAGCGCAGCCCCCCGTATCGTGGGCATCGTCGGCAGCGACGGTGCCTACGGCCGCTGGCTGGCCCGCTTCTTCCGCGAGCGCATGCAGCTGCAGGTGATCGGCCATGATCCGGCCGACCCGGGCTCGCATTCGCCGGACATGCTGCTGGAGCAGGCCGACGTGCTGGTGTTCTCCGCGCCGATCCGGCACACGCCCGCCCTGATCGCCGAGTACGTGCAGCGCTCGGCAGGGCGTGAACAGGGGCGGTTGTGGCTGGACGTGACCTCGGTGAAGGAGGCGCCGGTGCAGGCCATGCTCACCTCCCACGCCGAGGTGGTCGGCCTGCATCCGATGACCGCACCGCCCAAGGCGCCGACGCTGAAGGGTCGGGTGATGGTGGTCTGCGAGGCGCGCCTGCAGGCCTGGCAGCCGTGGGTACAGGCGCTGTGTGCTGCGCTGCAGGCCGAGTGTGTGCAGGCCACGCCCGATCACCACGACCAGGTGATGGCGCTGGTGCAGGCCATGGTCCACGCCAGCCACCTCGCGCAGGCCGGCGTGCTGCGCGAGTACCAGCCGCAGCTGGGTGCGCTGGCCGCACTGATGCCCTACCGTTCGGCCTCGTTCGAACTGAACACGGCGATCATCGCCCGCATCCTCTCGCTCAACCCGGCCATCTATGAGGACATCCAGTTCGGCAACCCCTATGTGGCGCCGATGCTGGAACGCCTGGTGGGGCAGCTGCGCGCGCTGCAGGCGCAGGTCGGGCAGGGCGATGATGCCGCGCGTGCAGCCTTCCGCCAGCAGCTGCTGGCCGACAACCAGGCCGCCTTCGGGCCGCAGGTACTGGCCGAGGGCAACTACACCTTCGAGCGGGTCGGCTATCTGCTGGCCGACCTGACCGAAACCAACGCGCTGTCGGTGCATCTGCCCGAGGACCGCCCGGGTTCACTGCGTGAACTGCTGCATGTGTTCGAGCAGCATGGCATCAGCCTGGCGTCGATCCATTCCTCGCGCACGCCAGGCGGCGAAGTACATTTCCGCATCGGTTTCGTTGCCGGTACGCCGGTGCAGGCCGTGGATGCAGCGGCTGCCGAGGTCGATGCCAGCGGCATCGGCCGGGTACTGCCACGCTGA
- a CDS encoding ABC transporter transmembrane domain-containing protein yields MTDKDASPAPPLRRLGSLRTLWPFVRRHRGLFVAWLIALAVSSAATLSMPPAVKQMIDNGFSGGGQQINQAFALLMAVAVVMALGTAARFFFVSLLGEKVVADLRSQLYAHLIQLDAGFHDRNRSGELVSRLTADSELLRSVIGSTMSVALRSSVTVVGSLGMLFVTSPRLAAWTLLGIPLAVLPIIIGSRKLRAVSRASQDRIADANSLAAETLGAVRTVQAHAREPYERGRFERALGDAIGAARTRIRAQSVVTAAAILLIFGAIVGVLWLGAHDVVDGRLSAGTLGQFVLYALIGGGSVGALAEVWNELQRAAGGMGRISELLQERVQIQAPEQPATLPAPLRGEIRFDDVVFHYPQRPDQAALDHFDLHVRPGETVALVGPSGAGKSTVLSMLLRFHDPASGTVSVDGSDVRLLDPAALRAQLALVPQQPTLFAASARDNIRYGRLEASDAEVEQAARAAEADEFLRALPQGYDSELGERGARLSGGQQQRIAIARALLKDAPILLLDEATSALDAQSERSVQQALERLMAGRTTLVIAHRLATVLKADRIVVMDHGRIIAQGTHAQLLAEDGLYAELARLQFID; encoded by the coding sequence ATGACTGACAAGGACGCTTCCCCCGCCCCGCCGCTACGCCGCCTCGGCAGCCTGCGCACGCTGTGGCCGTTCGTGCGCCGCCATCGCGGCCTGTTCGTGGCCTGGCTGATTGCCCTGGCGGTGTCCTCGGCGGCCACCCTGAGCATGCCGCCGGCGGTCAAGCAGATGATCGACAACGGCTTCAGCGGCGGCGGCCAGCAGATCAACCAGGCCTTCGCCCTGCTGATGGCGGTGGCCGTGGTGATGGCGCTGGGCACCGCCGCGCGCTTCTTTTTTGTCTCGCTGCTGGGCGAGAAAGTGGTCGCCGACCTGCGCAGCCAGCTGTACGCCCATCTGATCCAGCTCGATGCCGGCTTCCATGACCGCAACCGCAGCGGTGAACTGGTCTCGCGCCTGACCGCCGACAGTGAGCTGCTGCGCAGCGTGATCGGCTCGACGATGTCCGTGGCCCTGCGCAGCAGCGTCACCGTGGTCGGCAGCCTGGGCATGCTGTTCGTCACCAGCCCGCGGCTGGCGGCGTGGACGCTGCTGGGGATTCCGCTGGCGGTGCTGCCGATCATCATCGGTTCGCGCAAGCTGCGCGCGGTCTCGCGTGCCAGCCAGGACCGCATCGCCGATGCCAACAGCCTGGCCGCCGAAACCCTGGGAGCGGTGCGCACCGTGCAGGCCCACGCGCGCGAGCCCTACGAGCGCGGCCGCTTCGAGCGTGCGCTGGGCGATGCCATCGGCGCCGCCCGCACGCGCATCCGCGCACAGTCGGTGGTGACGGCCGCAGCGATCCTGCTGATCTTCGGCGCCATCGTCGGCGTGCTGTGGCTGGGCGCCCACGATGTGGTCGATGGCCGCCTGAGCGCCGGTACGCTGGGCCAGTTCGTGCTGTACGCCCTGATCGGTGGCGGCTCGGTCGGCGCCCTGGCCGAGGTGTGGAACGAGCTGCAGCGCGCGGCCGGCGGCATGGGCCGCATCAGCGAGCTGCTGCAGGAACGCGTGCAGATCCAGGCCCCGGAACAGCCTGCCACCCTGCCGGCGCCGCTGCGTGGCGAGATCCGTTTCGACGATGTGGTCTTCCATTATCCGCAGCGCCCCGACCAGGCCGCGCTGGACCATTTCGACCTGCACGTGCGTCCCGGCGAAACCGTTGCCCTGGTTGGCCCGTCCGGCGCCGGCAAGAGCACGGTGCTGTCGATGCTGCTGCGCTTCCACGACCCGGCCTCCGGCACGGTCAGCGTGGATGGCAGCGATGTGCGCCTGCTGGACCCTGCCGCACTGCGCGCACAGCTGGCGCTGGTGCCGCAGCAACCGACCCTGTTCGCCGCCAGTGCCCGCGACAACATCCGCTATGGGCGGCTGGAGGCCAGCGATGCCGAGGTGGAACAGGCCGCGCGCGCCGCCGAAGCCGATGAGTTCCTGCGTGCGCTGCCGCAGGGCTATGACAGCGAACTGGGGGAGCGCGGCGCACGCCTGTCCGGTGGCCAGCAGCAACGCATCGCCATTGCTCGTGCCCTGCTCAAGGATGCACCGATCCTGCTGCTGGACGAAGCCACCAGCGCCCTGGACGCACAGAGCGAACGCAGCGTGCAGCAGGCGCTGGAACGGTTGATGGCCGGGCGCACCACGCTGGTCATCGCCCACCGCCTGGCCACCGTGCTCAAGGCCGACCGCATCGTGGTGATGGACCACGGGCGCATCATCGCCCAGGGGACGCACGCGCAGCTGCTGGCCGAAGACGGGCTGTACGCTGAACTGGCCCGCCTGCAGTTCATCGATTGA
- a CDS encoding YigZ family protein, with the protein MSDTLATAVSHSLEIKHSRFTAHAAPIDGPAHALAFLQQVAVADATHNCWAYRHGQDYRSSDDGEPSGTAGRPILAAIDGQGFDQVMVVVTRWYGGIKLGAGGLVRAYGGTAAECLRTAPRQPLVALAQLQLMAGFEDLGALHAALAAHGADKQDEQFDAQGVRLQVSLPRDQVDALKMRLRDATRDRIRFRDDA; encoded by the coding sequence ATGTCCGACACCCTCGCCACCGCTGTCAGCCACAGCCTGGAAATCAAGCACAGCCGTTTCACGGCCCACGCGGCACCGATCGACGGCCCGGCCCATGCCCTGGCGTTCCTGCAGCAGGTCGCCGTGGCCGATGCTACCCACAACTGCTGGGCCTACCGTCATGGACAGGATTACCGGTCCAGCGATGACGGCGAACCCTCCGGCACTGCGGGCCGGCCGATCCTGGCCGCCATCGATGGCCAGGGCTTCGACCAGGTGATGGTGGTGGTCACCCGCTGGTACGGTGGCATCAAGCTCGGCGCCGGCGGCCTGGTGCGGGCCTATGGCGGCACGGCAGCCGAATGCCTGCGCACGGCGCCGCGCCAGCCCCTGGTGGCCCTGGCACAGCTGCAGCTGATGGCCGGATTCGAGGATCTGGGCGCCCTGCATGCCGCCCTGGCCGCACACGGTGCCGACAAACAGGATGAACAGTTCGATGCGCAGGGCGTGCGCCTGCAGGTCAGCCTGCCCCGGGACCAGGTCGATGCATTGAAAATGCGTCTGCGCGACGCCACTCGTGACCGTATCCGTTTCCGTGATGATGCCTGA
- a CDS encoding RNA polymerase sigma factor produces the protein MDATALPTDEALMLAWAGGDLQAFEALYSRHRKRLFGFLLRQLRDSALAEELFQDVWQRVISARAGWQPEAAFTTWLFRIAHNRLNDHWRASRHRPAAPADADLRLAALEDGQTPEAELSDFEQRRRIQLAMEQLPPEQREVLALRLEQELSLEEIGQITGVGRETVKSRLRYAMDKLRSGLNP, from the coding sequence GTGGACGCCACTGCCCTGCCAACCGATGAAGCCTTGATGCTGGCCTGGGCCGGTGGCGACCTGCAGGCGTTCGAAGCGTTGTACAGCCGCCACCGCAAGCGCCTGTTCGGGTTCCTGCTGCGCCAGCTGCGCGACAGCGCCCTGGCCGAAGAACTGTTCCAGGACGTGTGGCAGCGGGTCATCAGCGCCCGTGCCGGCTGGCAGCCGGAGGCAGCCTTCACCACCTGGCTGTTCCGCATCGCCCACAACCGCCTCAATGACCACTGGCGTGCCTCGCGCCATCGGCCAGCGGCGCCGGCCGACGCCGACCTGCGGCTGGCCGCGCTGGAAGACGGACAGACCCCGGAAGCGGAACTGTCCGACTTCGAGCAGCGCCGGCGCATCCAGCTGGCAATGGAACAACTGCCGCCGGAACAGCGTGAAGTGCTGGCCCTGCGGCTGGAACAGGAACTGAGCCTGGAGGAAATCGGGCAGATCACCGGCGTTGGCCGGGAAACAGTGAAATCGCGGCTGCGCTATGCGATGGACAAGCTGCGGTCGGGGTTGAACCCATGA